One Lepisosteus oculatus isolate fLepOcu1 chromosome 13, fLepOcu1.hap2, whole genome shotgun sequence genomic region harbors:
- the polr2d gene encoding DNA-directed RNA polymerase II subunit RPB4, giving the protein MAAGGGTGPPQVGDVEEDASQLLFPKEFENAETLLNSEVHMLLEHRKQQNESAEDEQELSEVFMKTLNYTARFSRFKNRETIASVRSLLLQKKLHKFELASLANLCPEAAEEAKALIPSLEGRFEEEELQQILDDIQTKRSFQY; this is encoded by the exons ATGGCGGCAGGAGGAGGCACTGGACCCCCGCAGGTCGGAGATGTGGAGGAGGACGCCTCGCAACTGCTCTTCCCTAAAG AGTTCGAGAACGCCGAGACGCTGCTGAACTCGGAGGTGCACATGCTGCTGGAGCACCGCAAGCAGCAGAACGAGAGCGCGGAGGACGAGCAGGAGCTGTCCGAGGTCTTCATGAAGACGCTCAACTACACGGCCCGCTTCAGCCGCTTCAAGAACAGGGAGACTATCGCCAGCGTGCGCAG CCTGCTGTTGCAGAAGAAGCTCCACAAGTTCGAGCTGGCCAGCCTGGCCAACCTGTGCCCCGAAGCAGCGGAAGAAGCCAAGGCCCTTATTCCAAG TCTGGAGGGCCGATTTGAAGAGGAGGAACTGCAGCAGATACTGGACGACATTCAGACCAAGAGAAGCTTCCAGTATTGA
- the LOC102692637 gene encoding dual specificity protein phosphatase 14 encodes MSVSQITPSLFLSSADAALNRALVSSKGITLIVNVTLAHACPAYRGVECVRVPVSDLPHARLGDHFDSVALRIHNNRAGSTLVHCAAGMSRAPTVVMAYLMRYKGVTLREAHEWVRGSRPYIRPNAGFWRQLLDYEKKLYGRNTVKMAASPLGVLPEAKDQERSPRYCLNF; translated from the coding sequence ATGTCGGTCTCCCAGATCACGCCCTCCCTGTTTCTGAGCAGCGCGGACGCCGCCCTAAACCGGGCCCTGGTCTCTTCCAAGGGCATCACTCTCATTGTCAACGTCACGCTGGCCCACGCCTGCCCCGCCTACCGGGGGGTGGAGTGCGTGCGTGTGCCCGTGTCGGATCTGCCCCACGCTCGCCTGGGGGACCACTTTGACAGCGTGGCACTGCGCATCCACAACAACCGCGCGGGAAGCACGCTCGTGCACTGCGCCGCGGGGATGAGCCGCGCCCCCACCGTGGTAATGGCCTACCTCATGAGGTACAAGGGGGTGACCCTGCGCGAGGCCCACGAGTGGGTCAGGGGCAGCCGTCCCTACATCCGCCCCAACGCTGGCTTCTGGAGGCAGCTGCTGGACTACGAGAAGAAGCTGTACGGTAGGAACACGGTCAAAATGGCCGCCTCTCCTCTGGGCGTACTGCCTGAAGCCAAGGACCAGGAGCGCAGCCCCAGATACTGCCTGAACTTTTGA